A stretch of the Halorussus vallis genome encodes the following:
- a CDS encoding phosphotransferase family protein, with protein MTATGTDVDAAALESYLSAELGAAVNGTEVLHDGLNLVVAVSTVADGDAYVLRRPKKLRDASYMNGIEREYRVLERLAETEVPTPEPVAFCTDESVLGGPFFVITRLDGAAVPLGSDLPERFQNPEARGRVADLLVDTLAEIHSVDVDPFEGVCDRVTPREQVVRATERLDETTGVTGRELPTLRSVGDWLLENAPSDPEITLVHGDFRPGNVLFAGADRPEITGVLDWETAMLGDPLTELGYLLLRWRDDGDLTPSLAELRARYDNEDAIRDLEERNEEGLAPFTARAGSPRRRELVARYERRTGRSFSNERFYRAQAAFLLATVWEDLHRHRLEAGAASDWEPYVDYASMLAHSIVKGDLRL; from the coding sequence ATGACCGCGACCGGGACGGACGTGGACGCCGCCGCGCTCGAATCGTACCTCTCCGCGGAACTGGGCGCGGCCGTGAACGGAACCGAGGTGCTCCACGACGGACTCAACCTCGTCGTCGCCGTCTCGACCGTCGCGGACGGCGACGCGTACGTCCTTCGACGGCCGAAGAAGCTGCGAGACGCCAGTTACATGAACGGAATAGAGCGGGAGTACCGAGTGCTGGAACGACTCGCCGAAACCGAGGTTCCAACCCCGGAGCCGGTGGCGTTCTGCACCGACGAGTCGGTTCTCGGCGGCCCCTTCTTCGTCATCACCCGCCTCGACGGCGCGGCGGTTCCGCTCGGCTCGGACCTGCCCGAGCGATTTCAGAACCCCGAAGCGCGCGGTCGCGTGGCCGATCTGCTGGTCGATACGCTGGCCGAGATTCACTCCGTGGACGTCGACCCGTTCGAGGGCGTCTGCGACCGCGTCACCCCGCGCGAACAGGTCGTTCGCGCGACGGAGCGACTCGACGAGACGACGGGCGTGACGGGCCGGGAACTCCCGACGCTCCGCTCGGTGGGGGACTGGCTCCTAGAAAACGCCCCGTCCGACCCGGAAATCACCCTGGTTCACGGGGACTTCCGGCCGGGCAACGTGCTGTTCGCAGGGGCCGACCGCCCCGAGATAACCGGCGTACTCGACTGGGAGACGGCGATGCTCGGAGACCCGCTGACCGAACTCGGCTACCTCCTGCTCCGGTGGCGCGACGACGGCGACCTGACGCCGTCGCTGGCCGAACTCCGGGCGCGGTACGATAACGAGGACGCGATACGGGACCTGGAGGAGAGGAACGAAGAGGGACTCGCCCCGTTCACGGCGAGAGCCGGTAGCCCCAGAAGACGCGAACTGGTCGCTCGGTACGAGCGGCGAACTGGTCGCTCGTTCTCGAACGAGCGGTTCTACCGGGCGCAAGCGGCGTTCCTCCTCGCGACGGTCTGGGAGGACCTCCACCGCCACCGACTGGAAGCGGGCGCGGCGTCCGACTGGGAGCCGTACGTCGACTACGCGTCGATGCTCGCCCACAGCATCGTAAAGGGGGACCTCCGACTGTAG
- a CDS encoding glycoside hydrolase family 97 catalytic domain-containing protein has translation MASDPDENGRTGRGESGGAESNDDESRPAETLGRRGFLGGAAGLLAAAAYSASVPETVSGRIANERDGDTQRVTSPDGAVEVTVDAADGVPTYAVSFDGTTYLEPSALGFEFRNQSTFGAASDGADGADVTITGTERGTETERWEPIWDQYDRIEAEYSYLRVGLAETAGPGRSANLEFRVFDDGLGFRFVLGEDFASNAGRTVVTAENTRFAFDDDYDAWWIPNEFVNPRFEQEYQRTKLSEVESGTRTTRPNGNAVRNGAHTPFTVRAGEDAYLSVHEADLTDYATMSLAPRSTEGGTDFSAELAPLPDGTKVSAEPPLATPWRTVQLGRNPGDLMESSLIPLLNDDLDESVLPTVGGEPDTSWMTPRTYVGIWWTMIAGNANWEYKSDADIEANGGDPAAYIHGARTERMKRYMRFASENGVESVLVEGWNRGWDSYPGSGVSMDFDESYPDFDLPAVTDYGQSLDPSVEMTAHNETAGNLPNYEDQILNDDIFAFYEDNHIRSIKNGYVNDNGLGHEGDGGTATTNHHSQIAVNHHELVARRAAGNRQLLERHEADKPTGKRRTYPNLASTETVKAQEYDGFTALGSDVGTDHHVTLPFTRMLAGPASYQPGIFDITFHDDTGGQIQTTRAKQLAMYPNYNAGLQMAADRIEAYVNPELSVGELLQAASGDLGAFVTADNWRNAFGTNYVAVDPNRVPSGSSASWAVTDVPADGTYDLHLRYASAPNENSQRVIDAGGPRATLRVNGETRTLEPPFTEYWDDWRVFTTSVELTAGDNTVAVELHYDDSGEMFTGDVGGFNLNTVAVTEHGAESPIPEAYEGYAPEAENFETEREFDFLAVVPAGGWDDTTVVDAEIGEYVVTARRKGEEWYVGAMTNGAGRAVDVPLSFLSPRDENADGRGAPRGPKYVAEIYSDAAGTRYDENPTDVRVDELLVDPGTTAVASMAASGGQAIRLRPADGGDRRDVPAYEAPDQTYTGFEAPDVAVSGGSIRLTISGRNAGSVVGGERLGVFVDGEEVASAFVRLAPGEGEATAQVELPYLSAGDHEIRVGRSAAEALPAQTVEVLPAMELSPTWLFEPGDDPARAAPNYDDSGWERVELPANWEDHSGYTESNVFGWYRKTITVPESWAQYDADLLVPLGKIDDVDRTFFNGETVGQSGSPDDGFATAWQVERKYRVPSESVNYGGENVIAIRVYDAGGGGGLYAGPIGPVRPDYDV, from the coding sequence ATGGCGAGCGACCCAGACGAAAACGGGCGAACCGGGCGAGGCGAATCGGGCGGCGCGGAATCGAACGACGACGAGTCGCGGCCGGCCGAGACGCTCGGTCGGCGGGGATTCCTCGGCGGCGCGGCCGGACTGCTTGCCGCCGCGGCCTACTCCGCGTCGGTGCCCGAGACGGTTTCGGGGCGAATCGCGAACGAGCGCGACGGCGACACTCAGCGCGTCACGTCGCCCGACGGCGCCGTCGAGGTGACCGTCGACGCCGCCGACGGCGTGCCGACGTACGCGGTTTCGTTCGACGGGACGACGTACCTCGAGCCGTCGGCGCTGGGCTTCGAGTTCCGTAACCAGTCGACGTTCGGCGCGGCGTCGGACGGCGCCGACGGCGCCGACGTCACGATAACCGGCACCGAGCGCGGCACCGAAACCGAGCGCTGGGAGCCGATATGGGACCAGTACGACCGCATCGAGGCGGAGTACAGCTACCTCCGGGTCGGACTGGCCGAGACGGCCGGCCCGGGCCGGTCGGCGAACCTCGAATTCCGCGTGTTCGACGACGGACTCGGCTTCCGGTTCGTCCTCGGCGAGGACTTCGCGAGCAACGCCGGACGGACCGTCGTCACCGCCGAGAACACGCGGTTCGCGTTCGACGACGACTACGACGCCTGGTGGATTCCGAACGAGTTCGTCAACCCGCGGTTCGAACAGGAGTACCAGCGGACGAAACTCAGCGAGGTCGAGTCGGGCACCCGGACGACCCGCCCGAACGGGAACGCCGTCCGGAACGGCGCCCACACCCCGTTCACGGTCAGGGCCGGCGAGGACGCGTACCTGAGCGTCCACGAGGCCGACCTCACCGACTACGCCACGATGTCGCTCGCACCCCGGTCGACGGAGGGCGGAACCGACTTCTCGGCGGAACTCGCGCCGCTCCCCGACGGGACGAAGGTGTCGGCCGAACCCCCGCTGGCGACGCCCTGGCGGACCGTCCAACTCGGGCGCAACCCCGGCGACCTGATGGAGTCGTCGCTGATTCCGCTACTCAACGACGACCTCGACGAGTCGGTGCTGCCGACCGTCGGCGGCGAACCCGACACGAGTTGGATGACGCCCCGGACGTACGTCGGCATCTGGTGGACGATGATCGCGGGCAACGCCAACTGGGAGTACAAGTCCGACGCCGACATCGAGGCGAACGGCGGCGACCCGGCGGCGTACATCCACGGCGCCCGCACCGAGCGCATGAAGCGGTACATGCGGTTCGCCAGCGAGAACGGCGTCGAGAGCGTGCTCGTCGAGGGCTGGAATCGGGGATGGGATAGCTACCCCGGGTCCGGAGTGTCGATGGACTTCGACGAGTCGTATCCCGACTTCGACCTGCCAGCGGTCACCGACTACGGCCAGTCGCTCGACCCGAGCGTCGAGATGACCGCTCACAACGAAACCGCGGGGAACCTCCCCAACTACGAGGACCAGATACTGAACGACGACATCTTCGCGTTCTACGAGGACAACCACATCCGGAGCATCAAGAACGGCTACGTCAACGACAACGGCCTGGGCCACGAGGGTGACGGCGGGACGGCGACGACCAACCACCACAGCCAGATCGCGGTGAACCACCACGAACTGGTCGCGCGGCGCGCCGCCGGCAACCGGCAGTTGCTCGAACGCCACGAGGCCGACAAGCCCACCGGCAAGCGCCGCACCTACCCCAACCTCGCGTCGACGGAGACGGTCAAGGCCCAGGAGTACGACGGCTTCACCGCGCTCGGGTCGGACGTCGGCACGGACCACCACGTCACGCTGCCGTTCACCCGGATGCTCGCCGGCCCGGCGAGCTATCAGCCCGGCATCTTCGACATCACGTTCCACGACGACACCGGCGGGCAGATACAGACGACGCGGGCGAAACAGCTCGCGATGTACCCCAACTACAACGCCGGATTGCAGATGGCCGCCGACCGCATCGAGGCCTACGTGAACCCCGAGCTTTCGGTCGGCGAACTCCTCCAGGCGGCCAGCGGCGACCTCGGCGCGTTCGTCACCGCCGACAACTGGCGGAACGCCTTCGGGACCAACTACGTCGCGGTCGACCCCAACCGGGTGCCGTCAGGGTCGTCGGCGTCGTGGGCGGTGACCGACGTGCCGGCCGACGGGACCTACGACCTCCACCTCCGGTACGCCAGCGCGCCCAATGAGAACTCCCAGCGCGTCATCGACGCCGGCGGGCCGCGGGCCACGCTCCGGGTCAACGGCGAGACCCGGACCCTCGAACCGCCGTTCACCGAGTACTGGGACGACTGGCGGGTGTTCACGACCTCGGTCGAACTCACAGCGGGCGACAACACCGTCGCCGTCGAACTCCACTACGACGATTCGGGCGAGATGTTCACCGGCGACGTCGGCGGGTTCAACCTCAACACGGTCGCGGTCACCGAGCACGGCGCGGAGTCGCCGATTCCCGAGGCGTACGAGGGCTACGCCCCCGAGGCCGAGAACTTCGAAACCGAGCGCGAGTTCGACTTCCTCGCCGTGGTCCCGGCCGGCGGGTGGGACGACACGACCGTCGTCGACGCCGAAATCGGCGAGTACGTCGTCACCGCCCGCCGGAAGGGCGAGGAGTGGTACGTCGGCGCGATGACGAACGGGGCGGGCCGCGCCGTCGACGTCCCGCTCTCGTTCCTCAGCCCCCGTGACGAGAACGCCGACGGCCGCGGCGCGCCGCGAGGCCCGAAGTACGTCGCGGAGATTTACTCGGACGCGGCCGGCACCCGCTACGACGAGAACCCCACCGACGTCCGGGTCGACGAACTGCTGGTCGACCCCGGGACGACCGCCGTCGCCTCGATGGCCGCCAGCGGCGGTCAGGCGATTCGACTCCGGCCCGCCGACGGGGGCGACCGGCGGGACGTCCCCGCCTACGAGGCGCCGGACCAGACCTACACCGGCTTCGAGGCGCCCGACGTCGCCGTCTCCGGCGGGTCGATACGCCTCACGATTTCGGGGCGGAACGCCGGGTCGGTCGTCGGCGGCGAGCGCCTGGGGGTGTTCGTCGACGGCGAGGAGGTGGCCAGCGCGTTCGTCCGGTTGGCCCCCGGCGAGGGCGAGGCCACCGCGCAGGTCGAGTTACCCTACCTCTCGGCGGGCGACCACGAGATACGGGTCGGCCGGTCGGCGGCGGAGGCGCTTCCCGCCCAGACGGTCGAGGTGCTGCCGGCGATGGAACTCTCGCCGACGTGGCTGTTCGAACCCGGCGACGACCCGGCCCGGGCGGCCCCGAACTACGACGATAGCGGCTGGGAGCGGGTCGAACTGCCCGCCAACTGGGAGGACCACTCGGGGTACACCGAGAGCAACGTCTTCGGGTGGTACCGCAAGACCATCACCGTCCCCGAGTCCTGGGCGCAGTACGACGCCGACCTGCTGGTCCCGCTGGGGAAGATAGACGACGTCGACCGGACCTTCTTCAACGGGGAGACGGTCGGCCAGAGCGGAAGCCCCGACGACGGCTTCGCCACCGCGTGGCAGGTCGAGCGGAAGTACCGGGTGCCCTCGGAGAGCGTCAACTACGGCGGCGAGAACGTCATCGCGATTCGGGTCTACGACGCCGGCGGCGGCGGCGGCCTCTACGCGGGACCCATCGGCCCCGTCCGGCCCGATTACGACGTCTGA
- a CDS encoding acyl-CoA dehydrogenase family protein: MPSEPIDYARLEEGRDCNYWEMDPTLRFEARRVYPDDEFEWAEPVLSAFGEALGHRMADAADRIDEAGHELRSFDKYGERLNEVEYHPLLREQEEIAYEEFGLTHDPFHAPPGRDEPVGLTHALTMQALLCYVDIGFCCPVSMTTGVAIILEKFDDGALAEYFERLTSRSLDDHIEGAMFLTEEQGGSDVGTNEVRAEPTDEAGVYRLYGEKWFCSNIDAEGALALARTPDAPDGVAGLSLFLVPRTGPDGEVNEAHFRRLKDKLGTVSVPTGEIEFEGAEAYLVGEPESGFRYMAEMMNFERLTNAAGAVGVMGRALLEAKVRAARREAFGKPLDEHPLMRRDLVDMTVDYEAAAAFTFEAARLLDVRERVGDDSDAYRLMRLFVPVAKYRTARTAVDATSYAMEVLGGNGYVREHTVERLHRDAQVLPIWEGPSNVLALDVLRALNREDAYEALIPYVREKLDAVDLDHSLLEDLAADADEKFRELQAGLGTLATEDADYAQYHAKRLADLIFDVVSAALLLEEAQRQLDEREDARKALVARRFVETRFGDAEAYGVASGDRFAADDDVFASVSRYASVAPDALVEVGAADD, encoded by the coding sequence ATGCCCTCGGAACCGATAGACTACGCCCGACTCGAGGAGGGCCGCGACTGCAACTACTGGGAGATGGACCCGACGCTCCGGTTCGAAGCGCGGCGCGTCTACCCCGACGACGAGTTCGAGTGGGCCGAACCGGTCCTCTCGGCGTTCGGCGAGGCGCTGGGCCACCGGATGGCCGACGCCGCCGACCGCATCGACGAGGCGGGCCACGAACTCCGGTCGTTCGACAAGTACGGCGAGCGACTGAACGAGGTCGAGTACCACCCGCTCCTGCGCGAGCAGGAGGAGATAGCCTACGAGGAGTTCGGGCTGACCCACGACCCCTTCCACGCGCCGCCGGGTCGGGACGAACCCGTCGGCCTGACCCACGCGCTGACGATGCAGGCGCTGCTGTGCTACGTCGACATCGGGTTCTGCTGTCCGGTTTCGATGACGACCGGCGTCGCCATCATCCTGGAGAAGTTCGACGACGGCGCGCTCGCGGAGTACTTCGAGCGCCTGACGTCCCGCAGTCTCGACGACCACATCGAAGGGGCGATGTTCCTCACCGAGGAGCAGGGCGGGTCCGACGTGGGGACCAACGAGGTGCGCGCCGAACCCACCGACGAGGCGGGCGTCTACCGACTGTACGGCGAGAAGTGGTTCTGCTCGAATATCGACGCCGAGGGCGCGCTGGCGCTGGCGCGCACGCCGGACGCTCCCGACGGCGTCGCCGGCCTGTCGCTGTTCCTCGTGCCGCGCACCGGACCCGACGGCGAGGTCAACGAGGCCCACTTCCGGCGACTGAAGGACAAACTCGGGACCGTCTCGGTTCCGACGGGCGAAATCGAGTTCGAGGGCGCCGAGGCGTACCTCGTCGGCGAGCCGGAGTCGGGGTTCCGGTACATGGCCGAGATGATGAACTTCGAGCGGTTGACGAACGCGGCGGGCGCGGTGGGCGTGATGGGCCGGGCGCTCCTGGAGGCGAAGGTGCGGGCCGCCCGGCGGGAGGCGTTCGGCAAGCCCCTCGACGAACACCCGCTGATGCGCCGGGACCTCGTGGACATGACCGTCGACTACGAGGCCGCGGCCGCCTTCACGTTCGAAGCGGCGCGACTGCTCGACGTGCGCGAGCGGGTCGGCGACGACTCCGACGCCTATCGGCTGATGCGACTGTTCGTCCCCGTCGCGAAGTACAGGACCGCGCGGACGGCCGTCGACGCGACCTCCTACGCGATGGAGGTGCTGGGCGGCAACGGCTACGTCCGGGAACACACCGTCGAGCGCCTGCACCGCGACGCCCAGGTGCTGCCCATCTGGGAGGGGCCGTCGAACGTCCTCGCGCTCGACGTGCTCCGCGCGTTGAACCGCGAGGACGCCTACGAGGCGCTGATTCCGTACGTCCGGGAGAAACTCGACGCCGTCGACCTCGACCACTCGCTTCTCGAGGACCTCGCCGCCGACGCCGACGAGAAGTTCCGCGAACTCCAGGCCGGCCTGGGGACGCTGGCGACCGAGGACGCCGACTACGCCCAGTACCACGCGAAACGACTCGCCGACCTGATATTCGACGTCGTCTCGGCCGCGCTGTTGCTCGAGGAAGCGCAACGGCAACTGGACGAGCGAGAGGACGCCCGGAAGGCGCTCGTCGCCCGACGGTTCGTCGAGACGCGGTTCGGCGACGCGGAGGCCTACGGCGTCGCGTCGGGCGACCGCTTCGCGGCGGACGACGACGTCTTCGCGTCTGTCTCTCGGTACGCGTCGGTCGCCCCCGACGCGCTGGTCGAGGTCGGGGCGGCCGACGACTGA
- a CDS encoding proline dehydrogenase family protein has protein sequence MIPPIANRFVAGTTMAGAIDHVSMLNDRGVGGILNLLGEHYHDAESAVEDARVYRELIRAVDDSGVDASISVKPSQIGIDVGAETFSQNLARIVDAAADRDVFVWVDMEDHTTTDATLDAFERAATEHRGGVGLAIQANLKRTRDDLERLAELPGSVRLVKGAYDEPESVAYQQKERVDEAYRDHLEFMFEEFDDGVAVGSHDPAMIGHAKRLHDEYGTPFEVQMLMGVRDDAQFTLADEGCEVNQYVPYGDKWMLYFYRRIRERKENALFALRAIAGV, from the coding sequence ATGATCCCGCCGATCGCGAATCGATTCGTGGCTGGAACGACGATGGCCGGAGCGATCGACCACGTCTCGATGCTCAACGACCGGGGCGTCGGTGGAATTCTGAACCTACTGGGCGAGCACTACCACGACGCCGAATCGGCAGTCGAAGACGCGCGGGTCTATCGGGAGCTGATTCGAGCGGTGGACGACAGCGGCGTCGACGCGAGCATCTCCGTGAAACCGTCTCAGATCGGAATCGACGTCGGGGCGGAGACGTTCAGCCAAAATCTAGCCCGTATCGTCGACGCCGCGGCCGACCGCGACGTCTTCGTCTGGGTCGACATGGAGGACCACACGACGACCGACGCGACCCTCGACGCGTTCGAACGGGCCGCGACCGAGCACCGCGGCGGCGTCGGCCTCGCCATCCAGGCGAACCTCAAGCGGACGCGCGACGACCTCGAACGCCTCGCGGAACTCCCGGGGAGCGTCCGCCTCGTGAAGGGCGCGTACGACGAACCGGAGTCGGTCGCGTACCAGCAGAAGGAACGCGTCGACGAGGCGTACAGGGACCACCTCGAGTTCATGTTCGAGGAGTTCGACGACGGCGTCGCCGTGGGAAGCCACGACCCCGCGATGATCGGCCACGCGAAGCGGCTTCACGACGAGTACGGGACGCCGTTCGAGGTGCAGATGCTGATGGGCGTGCGCGACGACGCTCAGTTCACGCTCGCCGACGAGGGGTGCGAGGTCAACCAGTACGTCCCGTACGGCGACAAGTGGATGCTGTACTTCTACCGTCGAATTCGAGAGCGCAAGGAGAACGCGCTGTTCGCGCTGCGCGCCATCGCGGGCGTCTGA
- a CDS encoding alpha/beta fold hydrolase — MDDRTTWNHDTVAANGLSFHYVEAGRGPLVLLLHGFPEFWYSWREQLTPLADAGYRAVAPDLRGYNGTEKPTGVERYAVDELVADVAELVEALDHETAHLVGHDWGGFLAWETASRRPEVVDRLVSVGVTHPVAFDRGLDRFDQFRRAWYTYFFRLPGLPERALRANDYAAHERMVSDGVGRDDAFDAADFERYRDALAEPGALTAMVNYYRANLGKRFLRKLVLPRFGRRVSSTGFEAGRITAPTMILYGERDHFDAAAMFDGVDRWVEDLRLERFPDAGHWVQLERPSRTNELLREFLGDAGDG; from the coding sequence ATGGACGACCGGACGACGTGGAACCACGACACCGTCGCGGCCAACGGACTCTCGTTCCACTACGTCGAAGCGGGTCGCGGCCCGCTCGTGCTGTTACTCCACGGTTTCCCGGAGTTCTGGTATTCGTGGCGCGAACAACTCACTCCGCTCGCCGACGCCGGCTATCGGGCCGTCGCGCCGGACCTTCGGGGCTACAACGGGACCGAGAAGCCGACCGGCGTCGAACGGTACGCCGTCGACGAACTCGTCGCCGACGTGGCGGAACTCGTCGAGGCGCTCGACCACGAGACGGCCCACCTCGTCGGACACGACTGGGGCGGTTTCCTCGCCTGGGAGACGGCGAGTCGGCGGCCCGAAGTGGTGGACCGACTCGTCTCCGTCGGCGTCACCCATCCCGTCGCGTTCGACCGCGGACTCGACCGATTCGACCAGTTCCGGCGGGCGTGGTACACGTACTTCTTCCGACTCCCGGGGCTTCCCGAGCGGGCGCTTCGCGCGAACGACTACGCGGCCCACGAGCGGATGGTTTCGGACGGAGTCGGACGCGACGACGCCTTCGACGCCGCCGACTTCGAGCGCTATCGAGACGCGCTCGCCGAACCCGGGGCGCTCACCGCGATGGTGAACTACTACCGCGCGAACCTCGGCAAGCGCTTCCTCCGCAAACTCGTGTTGCCCCGGTTCGGGCGACGCGTCTCGTCGACGGGGTTCGAGGCCGGCCGGATTACGGCTCCCACGATGATACTCTACGGCGAACGGGACCACTTCGACGCGGCGGCGATGTTCGACGGCGTCGACCGGTGGGTCGAGGACCTGCGACTCGAACGCTTCCCCGACGCCGGCCACTGGGTCCAACTGGAGCGTCCGTCCCGGACGAACGAACTGCTCCGCGAGTTCCTCGGCGACGCCGGCGACGGGTAG
- a CDS encoding TrmB family transcriptional regulator encodes MDDPMLSRLLREFGFSDKEIDIYLTVLDHGEAKASVVADDAGVSKRYVYSVSEELEERGFVSVNDHAVPATIRAVPPEQVVASLTDHAEQMRPALEARYSRVAPQSDEFEVIKARVTVLKRVTALIREAEQEVALSLPYDRLSEVADELRDAVDRGVLVLLVVTGADPAADLGLDGVATVARAWRESMPTMITADRTRSIVAPPAMIARSNSGERAIAFTQRQLAPVMIGSFFGNYWPMAQEVYVADPHDLPETYDDFRQAVLQATLHLRAGADVVATVRGRPVDEDDDGPDEIEGRVVAVRQGLVEPANNSFPVEAALVVETGAGRYLVGGEGAFVEDFEAEAVDLAFAE; translated from the coding sequence ATGGACGACCCGATGCTCTCTCGACTGCTGCGGGAGTTCGGCTTCTCGGACAAGGAGATAGACATCTATCTGACGGTACTCGACCACGGCGAAGCGAAGGCAAGCGTCGTCGCCGACGACGCCGGCGTCTCCAAGCGGTACGTCTACAGCGTCAGCGAGGAACTGGAGGAACGGGGGTTCGTCTCGGTCAACGACCACGCGGTGCCCGCGACCATCAGGGCCGTCCCGCCCGAGCAGGTCGTCGCTTCGCTCACCGACCACGCCGAGCAGATGCGGCCCGCGCTCGAAGCCCGCTACTCCCGGGTCGCGCCCCAGTCCGACGAGTTCGAGGTCATCAAAGCCCGCGTGACGGTGCTCAAGCGCGTGACCGCGCTCATCCGCGAGGCCGAACAGGAGGTGGCGCTGTCGCTGCCGTACGACCGCCTCTCGGAGGTGGCCGACGAACTGCGCGACGCGGTCGACCGCGGCGTCCTCGTTCTGCTGGTCGTCACCGGCGCCGACCCCGCCGCCGACCTCGGTCTCGACGGGGTCGCCACCGTCGCCCGCGCCTGGCGGGAGTCGATGCCGACGATGATAACCGCCGACCGGACCCGGAGCATCGTCGCCCCGCCCGCGATGATCGCACGGTCGAACAGCGGCGAGCGCGCCATCGCGTTCACCCAGCGCCAGCTCGCCCCGGTCATGATCGGCTCCTTTTTCGGTAACTACTGGCCGATGGCCCAGGAAGTGTACGTCGCCGACCCCCACGACCTGCCCGAGACGTACGACGACTTCCGGCAGGCGGTCCTGCAGGCGACCCTCCACCTCCGGGCGGGCGCCGACGTCGTCGCTACCGTCCGGGGGCGTCCGGTCGACGAGGACGACGACGGCCCCGACGAAATCGAGGGTCGGGTCGTGGCAGTCCGGCAGGGACTGGTCGAACCCGCGAACAACTCGTTTCCGGTCGAAGCGGCGCTCGTCGTCGAGACGGGCGCCGGCCGGTACCTCGTCGGCGGCGAGGGCGCGTTCGTCGAGGACTTCGAAGCGGAGGCGGTCGACCTGGCGTTCGCGGAGTGA
- a CDS encoding DUF1931 domain-containing protein, translated as MADLIVKAAVKDALEGKNVSSDFYDALDERVAELLEEAGTRAGANDRKTVQPRDL; from the coding sequence ATGGCAGACCTAATCGTCAAAGCGGCCGTCAAGGACGCACTCGAAGGCAAGAACGTCTCCTCGGACTTCTACGACGCGCTCGACGAGCGCGTCGCGGAACTCCTCGAGGAAGCCGGAACCCGAGCGGGTGCGAACGACCGCAAGACCGTTCAGCCCCGCGACCTCTGA